In one window of Cellulophaga sp. HaHa_2_95 DNA:
- a CDS encoding IclR family transcriptional regulator has product MNKPKTDLKSEYNVPNLERGLMVIELLATKKNGLTLAEITETLALTKTSAFRVVSTLIFKNYLQKNETTKKITLSRKMLTLGISAMTEQSIVEMSIDVMRALRDELKESVMLGILLDDKGTILEQVSSSYPVKLFVEQGTQFSLHSSVGGKSILANMPQEDCNDILKKITLTKFTKNTITSKKEFKKTLLDVRQKGYAIDNGEDIQGIHCIGAPIYNESGYPVAALWITAPHGRLPHEEFDSKGKIIAQYALDISTKLGYISQ; this is encoded by the coding sequence ATGAATAAGCCTAAGACCGATTTAAAATCTGAATACAATGTTCCTAATTTAGAAAGAGGACTGATGGTTATCGAATTATTAGCCACTAAAAAAAACGGATTGACCTTAGCGGAGATTACAGAAACCTTAGCACTGACAAAGACATCTGCGTTTAGAGTGGTAAGTACGCTTATTTTTAAAAATTACCTTCAGAAAAACGAGACCACAAAAAAGATTACTCTTTCTCGGAAAATGCTCACCTTGGGTATTTCTGCAATGACAGAACAAAGCATTGTTGAAATGTCTATCGATGTAATGCGCGCCCTGAGAGATGAATTAAAAGAATCTGTAATGCTAGGTATATTGCTAGATGATAAAGGCACAATTCTAGAACAAGTCTCTTCATCTTATCCCGTAAAATTATTTGTAGAACAAGGCACCCAATTTAGTCTACATAGTTCTGTTGGTGGAAAATCTATACTAGCCAACATGCCTCAAGAAGATTGTAATGATATTCTCAAGAAAATAACACTTACAAAATTCACCAAAAACACAATTACCTCAAAAAAAGAGTTTAAAAAAACCTTACTGGATGTAAGACAAAAAGGCTACGCTATTGATAATGGCGAGGACATTCAAGGTATTCATTGTATTGGAGCCCCGATATATAATGAATCTGGTTACCCTGTTGCTGCACTTTGGATAACCGCTCCTCATGGTAGATTACCTCATGAAGAATTTGATTCGAAAGGAAAAATCATAGCGCAATATGCTTTAGATATCTCTACCAAATTGGGCTATATCTCTCAATAA
- a CDS encoding zinc-binding dehydrogenase — protein sequence MKATIYEGNKTFTVIDKEIEQPSNGEVRIKVAYSGVCGTDVHIYHGMMDKRVAMPQTIGHEMSGTIDAVGTGVTGFSVGEKVVVRPLDDRKVKASDKGFNHICEELKFIGIDSPGSMQQYWNVPAFVLHKLKAETDLKLAALIEPLSVATHDVRRSGLVKGETAVVLGGGPIGLLVAMVAKEVGAQVIISEVNPKRIAKAKELGFDAVSPLELDLVEYVKSKTENRRADVVFEVAGVLPALDVMCEVAGIRGRILMVAIHGEKKPVDLFKFFWKELSLIGARVYEKEDYEKAIELITANELPFEQMITDVQPLTNIQQVFENIDNNPDGLKVLMDCQL from the coding sequence ATGAAAGCAACCATATACGAAGGCAATAAAACCTTTACAGTTATAGACAAAGAAATTGAACAACCTAGCAATGGTGAAGTTCGAATTAAAGTAGCGTATTCAGGTGTTTGTGGTACGGATGTGCACATCTACCATGGTATGATGGATAAGCGTGTTGCCATGCCTCAAACTATTGGTCATGAGATGTCTGGTACTATTGATGCAGTAGGTACAGGTGTTACTGGCTTTTCCGTTGGGGAAAAAGTAGTGGTACGCCCCTTAGATGATAGAAAAGTAAAGGCTTCTGATAAAGGTTTTAATCACATCTGTGAAGAATTAAAATTTATTGGAATAGATAGCCCAGGATCTATGCAGCAGTATTGGAACGTTCCTGCTTTTGTACTTCACAAATTAAAAGCGGAGACCGATTTGAAATTAGCAGCCTTAATAGAACCCCTATCTGTTGCAACACATGATGTGCGTAGAAGTGGTTTAGTAAAAGGAGAAACTGCAGTAGTTTTAGGCGGCGGTCCTATTGGCTTATTAGTGGCAATGGTCGCTAAAGAAGTAGGTGCACAAGTAATAATATCTGAAGTAAATCCTAAACGTATTGCAAAAGCAAAAGAACTAGGATTTGATGCCGTGAGTCCGCTTGAATTAGATTTAGTCGAATATGTAAAAAGCAAAACAGAAAATAGACGTGCAGATGTGGTCTTTGAAGTAGCTGGTGTGCTGCCTGCCTTAGATGTGATGTGTGAAGTAGCAGGTATTCGAGGAAGAATTTTAATGGTAGCCATCCATGGAGAGAAAAAACCAGTAGATCTATTTAAATTTTTCTGGAAAGAGCTAAGCTTAATAGGGGCTCGTGTATACGAAAAAGAAGATTATGAAAAAGCCATTGAACTGATTACTGCAAATGAATTGCCATTTGAACAAATGATTACAGATGTGCAGCCTTTAACGAACATTCAACAAGTTTTTGAAAACATAGATAACAATCCTGACGGCCTAAAAGTATTAATGGATTGCCAATTATAA